The sequence ATCTGGCCTTGATCATCTCGAACCACAGTCGATAATATCACTCCATCTTCATCATAGGCTATGTCACAGTTGCAGCAAAGCCACGACACAGGCGGGGGACGCCACTCACGGAAATCAACCACGGCATTGGATGCAACCATGATATGATCTCGAATTTTACTGTTGACAGTGAACGCCACCTTCGAAATCGGTCTTCTTAATTGACTATGCACTATAGAGTTTCTCTCTTGCCAAACAGTTTCCACCACACAAAGAGTCGTGACAATAATCTCAAGGAAAGTTAAGTTTGGTGGTCCGTGAGTGTCCACGATAAACCAATCTTTCCATTGATCCCACCCATTCACATCTATCAACTCTACTCGAAGACCCATGGATGAGTTAAACCATATGGCTTTGGCCAGGGAGCATTTCCACAGCAAGTGAAAAATAGTCTCCACATCTTCACCACACATAGGGCAGTGCACAGTATTTAGATCCATAAAGTTTGCTAGTTTACCTCTAGTTGGAAATACATCCCTCTCTAGCTGCCACCAAATTAGCTTCAAACGGGGGTGAATCGCAGATTTCCATATTATCTTCCATTTAGTATCCGCTTGAGTGATAGAAGTGCCACCCCTAATAGTACGGCACGCCGATCTAATTGAGAAGAGGCCACTTGGTTCCCCCATCCACATCTAGCCATCCTTTGTATCGTCCTCCGGAAGTTGAATATTCAGAATTGCCTTTGCATCACTACGATTGAACAATCTTTTCACCATGTTCACATTCCATGTCCGATTATCCCTCATGAACTGATTCACCCATGCCACTCCATGAGTGGCATCTAGGAGAGGGGTAGGTCTTCAGTTTGAAGAAGGCACCCACGGATCGAACAAAATAAACGTTTCCTTTCCATTGCCAATCATTCTACACACTTGATTAACAAGTAGGGATCTAGCTCTTAGTATGGCTTTCCAAAAGCTTGAGTCCCCATTATTAATCTCAGCATCCAAGAAACTCCTTCCATTAAGGTATTTCGCCTGGATAATGGTCCCCCACATGCTGTCTTTATCCGTAAGAGCCTTCCATCCCCATTTAAGGATAAAAGCTGTATTTATAGTTTCAATTCTTCTAAACCCGAGGCCCCCCCGCAACTTTGATTGACAGATTGAGCTCCAAtcaattgtatgccaagttttTTTCGTCGCCGAGTCGCCCCACCCGAAGTCACGCAGTTCTTTATCCACTCTTCTTGCTATTTTTTTGGGGATGACATCAGAGGCTGCTACATAAGTAGCCATTGAAGAGCCTACCGATTGAATAAGACAAGCGCGACCTGCCTTGGATAGCAATCTTGTTTTCCAACTTTTAACTCGTTGCATGACCCTCTCCACAAGGAAATTTAAGTCTTTGGCTCTCTTCATCGACTTAAATAGAGGCAATCCGAGGTACGCGAAATCTTTGTGCATCCTTTTCATTCCTAAGACGTTCATGATCTCATCAGCCTTCTTGTTAGAGACACCCTGGGTGAAGTGAATAGTTGATTTTTGATAATTGACCGCTTGTCCTGACCATGCGCAGTAATCGTCAAAACAATTTAGAAAGCTTTTCACTTCCTTAACTGAGGCTTTACCA is a genomic window of Cannabis sativa cultivar Pink pepper isolate KNU-18-1 chromosome 9, ASM2916894v1, whole genome shotgun sequence containing:
- the LOC133031505 gene encoding uncharacterized protein LOC133031505 translates to MANHFFSSTELPQCINNTNIVLIPKKECPSGVNDYRLIAMFNVAYKCISKVLALRLRNILPCIISPAQTAFAKGRLIAKNTVVAKEIVHSMGKKRGKNGFMMIKLDMEKAYHKMSLKFIVEVLRSLKFDERFISWVKKCIEVKRMGILLNGTVQGVISPKCGLRRGDPLSPALFIIAADVLSRLIMVKNEAGEIAGFKFKRGRPAITHLMFADDIIFFGKASVKEVKSFLNCFDDYCAWSGQAVNYQKSTIHFTQGVSNKKADEIMNVLGMKRMHKDFAYLGLPLFKSMKRAKDLNFLVERVMQRVKSWKTRLLSKAGRACLIQSVGSSMATYVAASDVIPKKIARRVDKELRDFGWGDSATKKTWHTIDWSSICQSKLRGGLGFRRIETINTAFILKWGWKALTDKDSMWGTIIQAKYLNGRSFLDAEINNGDSSFWKAILRARSLLVNQVCRMIGNGKETFILFDPWVPSSN